From a single Agrobacterium tumefaciens genomic region:
- the bamA gene encoding outer membrane protein assembly factor BamA, whose protein sequence is MKAGSRFLNAVSAVALCAGVSSVAGLGVLASAGAAHAAVISKIDVRGAERSGADSVRSNITIAPGKNFSNSDIDESVKRLYATGYFSNVSMRVSGSTLVVTVNENQLVNQVVFNGNRKIKDDKLAGIVQTQSLGPFNQAIVTADIARIKEAYGAIGRSDVEITTQTVSVGQGRVNIAFVINEGERTKIGRIDFVGNNSYSDGRLAAVINTKKSNMLSFLTRKDVYNEDKLRADEEALRQFYYNRGYADFRVVSSDAVLDESKNEYTISITVDEGKKYDFGNVAVESTVPGVDGSELQGLVETRQGASYSAKEVQQSMEAISKRVAGEGYPFARVTPRGDRDMSGNTIGVTYIVDQGERAYVERIEIRGNTRTRDYVIRREFDISEGDAFNQTIITAAKRRLEALGYFSKVNISTAGGSAPDRVVIVVDVEDQSTGSFGIGAGYSQNDGVLLEASIEEKNFLGRGQYIRLAAGAGEDDARSYTLSFTEPYFLGYRLAAGFDLFKSQSRSEDYYDYDEQGFALRVTAPITEDLSTTFKYTYKQLNYDGEGDWETGSNLAEPYKALIRGGDWTQSIISNTLNYNTLDDRNMPREGWQAALTNEFAGLGGDSEYYKIYAKARFYYTLSDEYDVIGSITGQAGHVVPTGDNLLVFDQFKFGGRQVRGFKNDGIGPRIGNDSIGGTTYFAASAEVTAPMPGVPEDFGLRLAGFVDAGTLYGNKVANSAGVKDDNSIRASAGIGVMWASPFGPIRVDYAVPIAKEDYDEEQRFRFGMSNTF, encoded by the coding sequence ATGAAGGCTGGTTCAAGATTTTTGAACGCGGTGTCGGCGGTTGCGCTGTGTGCTGGTGTTTCTTCGGTTGCGGGCCTTGGCGTGCTTGCCTCTGCTGGTGCTGCACATGCAGCCGTTATCAGCAAGATCGATGTTCGCGGGGCCGAGAGGTCCGGTGCGGACTCCGTGCGTTCCAACATCACCATTGCGCCGGGTAAAAACTTTTCCAATTCGGATATCGATGAATCGGTGAAGCGTCTTTACGCCACCGGTTACTTCTCGAATGTCTCCATGCGCGTTTCCGGCAGCACGCTGGTCGTAACCGTCAATGAGAACCAGCTGGTCAACCAGGTGGTCTTCAACGGCAACCGCAAGATCAAGGACGACAAGCTCGCCGGCATCGTGCAGACCCAGTCGCTCGGCCCGTTCAATCAGGCGATCGTGACTGCGGATATTGCCCGCATCAAGGAAGCTTATGGCGCGATCGGTCGCAGTGACGTCGAAATCACCACCCAGACCGTTTCCGTCGGTCAGGGCCGCGTGAACATCGCTTTCGTCATCAATGAGGGTGAGCGCACCAAGATCGGCCGCATCGATTTCGTCGGCAACAATTCCTATAGCGACGGTCGTCTGGCCGCCGTCATCAATACCAAGAAGTCCAACATGCTGTCGTTCCTGACACGTAAGGACGTCTATAATGAGGACAAGCTGCGCGCCGACGAAGAGGCGCTGCGCCAGTTCTATTACAACCGCGGTTATGCCGACTTCCGGGTCGTGTCGTCCGATGCTGTGCTGGACGAGTCCAAGAACGAATACACCATCTCCATCACGGTGGATGAAGGCAAGAAATACGACTTCGGTAACGTCGCTGTCGAATCGACCGTTCCGGGTGTTGATGGTTCTGAACTGCAGGGTCTCGTTGAAACCCGCCAGGGCGCCAGCTACAGCGCCAAGGAAGTTCAGCAGAGCATGGAAGCGATTTCCAAGCGCGTTGCCGGTGAAGGTTATCCCTTTGCTCGCGTAACGCCGCGCGGTGACCGCGACATGTCCGGCAACACCATCGGTGTGACCTATATCGTCGATCAGGGCGAGCGCGCCTATGTCGAGCGTATCGAAATCCGCGGCAACACCCGCACGCGTGACTATGTCATCCGTCGCGAATTCGATATTTCCGAAGGCGATGCATTCAACCAGACGATCATCACGGCGGCAAAGCGCCGTCTCGAAGCGCTGGGTTATTTCTCGAAGGTCAACATCTCGACCGCTGGCGGCAGCGCGCCTGACCGCGTCGTCATCGTGGTTGATGTCGAGGATCAGTCGACGGGTTCGTTCGGTATCGGTGCAGGTTATTCGCAGAACGACGGCGTTCTGCTTGAGGCATCCATCGAAGAAAAGAACTTCCTCGGTCGCGGCCAGTACATCCGTCTCGCCGCCGGTGCGGGCGAAGACGATGCGCGCAGCTACACGCTGTCCTTCACCGAGCCGTATTTCCTCGGCTACCGTCTGGCCGCAGGTTTCGACCTGTTCAAGAGTCAGAGCCGCAGCGAAGACTATTATGATTACGACGAACAGGGCTTCGCGCTGCGTGTGACCGCGCCGATCACCGAAGACCTCTCGACGACGTTCAAATATACCTACAAGCAGCTCAACTATGATGGTGAGGGCGATTGGGAAACCGGCAGCAACCTTGCCGAACCCTATAAGGCTCTGATCCGTGGTGGCGACTGGACTCAGTCCATCATCTCCAACACGCTGAACTACAATACGCTCGACGACCGCAACATGCCGCGCGAAGGCTGGCAGGCTGCCCTGACGAACGAATTTGCGGGCCTCGGCGGCGATTCCGAATATTACAAGATCTACGCCAAGGCGCGCTTCTATTACACGCTGTCGGACGAGTACGATGTCATCGGCTCGATCACCGGTCAGGCGGGTCATGTTGTTCCGACTGGCGACAATCTGCTGGTATTCGATCAGTTCAAGTTCGGCGGTCGTCAGGTTCGCGGCTTCAAGAACGACGGTATTGGCCCGCGCATCGGTAACGACTCCATCGGCGGCACGACCTACTTCGCAGCTTCTGCTGAAGTTACCGCCCCGATGCCTGGCGTTCCGGAAGATTTCGGCCTGCGTCTGGCTGGTTTCGTCGATGCCGGTACGCTTTACGGCAACAAGGTCGCCAACAGTGCAGGTGTAAAGGATGACAACTCCATCCGCGCATCCGCTGGTATCGGTGTGATGTGGGCATCGCCCTTCGGTCCGATCCGTGTTGACTATGCTGTACCGATCGCCAAGGAAGACTACGACGAGGAACAGCGTTTCCGGTTTGGCATGTCCAACACTTTCTGA
- the rpsB gene encoding 30S ribosomal protein S2 has product MALPDFSMRQLLEAGVHFGHQTHRWNPKMKPYIFGDRNNIHIIDLAQTVPMLSRALQVVSDTVARGGRVLFVGTKRQASEIIADSAKRSAQYYVNSRWLGGMMTNWKTISNSIQRLRKVDEILNSEGSGYSKKERLNLEREREKLEKALGGIRDMGGVPDLMFIIDTNKEKIAIEEAKRLGIPVVAIIDSNCDPDHIDYPIPGNDDASRAISLYCDLIARAAIDGIARQQGASGRDIGAAEEAPIEPALEDEAGA; this is encoded by the coding sequence ATGGCATTGCCCGATTTTTCTATGCGCCAGCTTCTGGAAGCTGGTGTTCACTTCGGCCACCAGACGCACCGCTGGAACCCGAAGATGAAGCCGTACATCTTCGGCGACCGTAACAACATCCACATCATCGACCTGGCTCAGACCGTCCCGATGCTGTCGCGCGCCCTGCAGGTCGTGTCGGACACCGTTGCCCGTGGCGGCCGCGTTCTGTTCGTCGGCACCAAGCGTCAGGCGTCCGAAATCATCGCCGACAGCGCGAAGCGTTCGGCCCAGTACTACGTCAACTCCCGCTGGCTCGGCGGCATGATGACCAACTGGAAGACCATTTCGAACTCGATCCAGCGTCTGCGCAAGGTTGACGAAATCCTGAACTCGGAAGGCTCCGGCTATTCCAAGAAGGAACGCCTGAACCTTGAGCGCGAGCGCGAAAAGCTTGAAAAGGCTCTCGGCGGTATCCGGGATATGGGTGGCGTTCCGGACCTGATGTTCATCATCGACACCAACAAGGAAAAGATCGCGATCGAAGAAGCCAAGCGTCTTGGCATTCCGGTCGTTGCGATCATCGACAGCAACTGCGACCCTGACCATATCGACTACCCGATCCCGGGTAACGACGACGCATCGCGCGCCATCTCGCTTTATTGCGACCTGATCGCCCGCGCTGCCATCGACGGTATCGCACGTCAGCAGGGCGCTTCCGGCCGCGACATCGGCGCTGCCGAAGAAGCTCCGATCGAGCCCGCTCTCGAAGACGAGGCTGGCGCCTGA
- the frr gene encoding ribosome recycling factor, whose protein sequence is MSGIDLNDIKRRMDGAINAFKSDIASLRTGRASANILDPVTIEAYGSRVPLNQVANITVPEPRMLGVNIWDKSMVNAVDRAIRESNLGLNPIVDGQNLRIPLPELNEERRKSLVKVAHDYAEKAKVAIRHVRRDGMDGLKKAEKDGDIGQDESRGQSEKVQKMTDDTISEIERLLGEKEREIMQV, encoded by the coding sequence ATGAGTGGTATTGACCTCAACGATATCAAGCGCCGCATGGATGGCGCCATCAATGCGTTCAAGAGCGATATAGCATCGCTGCGCACCGGTCGTGCTTCGGCCAACATTCTCGACCCCGTGACCATTGAGGCCTATGGCTCGCGCGTGCCGCTCAACCAGGTGGCAAACATCACCGTTCCCGAGCCGCGCATGCTTGGCGTCAACATCTGGGACAAGTCGATGGTCAACGCCGTCGACCGCGCCATTCGCGAATCCAATCTCGGTCTCAACCCGATCGTCGACGGCCAGAACCTCAGAATTCCGCTGCCTGAACTCAACGAAGAGCGCCGCAAGTCGCTCGTCAAGGTGGCCCACGACTATGCCGAAAAAGCAAAGGTGGCGATTCGCCATGTGCGCCGCGACGGCATGGACGGCCTGAAAAAAGCCGAAAAAGATGGCGACATCGGTCAGGACGAAAGCCGTGGACAGTCCGAAAAGGTCCAGAAAATGACCGACGACACGATTTCCGAGATTGAACGCTTGCTTGGCGAGAAGGAAAGAGAAATCATGCAGGTCTGA
- the pyrH gene encoding UMP kinase: MSSKPIYKRVLLKASGEALMGDQGFGIDVAVADRIASDIAEARAMGVEVGVVVGGGNIFRGVAVASKGGDRVTGDHMGMLATVINALALATSLRKLSIDTVVLSAIAMPEICESFSQRAALHHLAQGRVVIFAGGTGNPFFTTDSAAALRAAEMGAEAIFKGTQVDGIYSADPKKDPTATRFDELTHSEVLGKGLAVMDIAAVALARENHIPIIVFSIHEKGGFAQILTGGGRKTIVHDK, translated from the coding sequence ATGTCTTCCAAGCCGATCTACAAACGTGTTCTTCTCAAGGCTTCCGGCGAAGCCCTTATGGGTGATCAGGGTTTCGGTATCGATGTGGCGGTGGCCGACCGGATCGCCTCTGATATTGCCGAAGCAAGGGCGATGGGTGTTGAAGTCGGCGTCGTCGTTGGCGGCGGCAATATTTTCCGCGGCGTGGCCGTGGCGTCCAAGGGTGGCGACCGTGTCACCGGCGACCATATGGGCATGCTGGCAACCGTCATCAACGCGCTGGCGCTCGCAACCTCGCTCCGCAAGCTCAGCATCGACACCGTTGTTCTCTCCGCAATCGCCATGCCTGAAATCTGTGAGAGCTTCTCGCAGCGTGCGGCCCTTCACCATCTTGCCCAGGGTCGCGTGGTGATTTTTGCCGGCGGCACCGGCAATCCGTTCTTCACCACAGATTCCGCCGCAGCCCTGCGCGCTGCGGAAATGGGCGCGGAGGCCATCTTCAAGGGCACCCAGGTGGATGGTATCTATTCCGCCGATCCGAAGAAGGACCCGACGGCCACCCGTTTCGACGAGCTGACTCATAGCGAAGTGCTCGGCAAGGGTCTGGCGGTGATGGATATCGCGGCTGTCGCGCTTGCCCGCGAAAACCATATCCCGATCATTGTCTTCTCGATCCATGAGAAGGGCGGTTTCGCACAGATATTGACCGGCGGCGGCCGCAAGACCATCGTGCACGACAAGTAA
- the rseP gene encoding RIP metalloprotease RseP has product MAATGFLTGYIVPFILVLSLLVFVHEMGHYLVGRWSGIRSTAFSIGFGPELIGFTDRHGTRWKISAIPLGGYVKFFGDEDAASKPDSSGMSHMSLEERAQTLAGAKLWKRAATVAAGPIANFILAILIFAVLFGVYGRMIADPVVAEVRENSAAAAAGVRPGDRLVAIDSEKVMTFEDVRRYVGIRPGTPITVTVERAGEELKLPMVPTRTETTDQFGNKLEMGIIGIVTNQTSGNFRHIEYSPSEALLEGVRETGHVITGTFNYIGNLVTGRMNADQLGGPVRVAQASGQMATLGIAAVIQLAAVLSVSIGLLNLMPVPVLDGGHLVFYAIEAIRGRPLGAGAQEVAFRIGMAMILGLMVFATWNDISSLIG; this is encoded by the coding sequence ATGGCGGCGACCGGTTTTCTGACCGGCTACATCGTGCCCTTCATCCTGGTGCTTTCACTGCTCGTTTTCGTCCATGAAATGGGCCACTATCTCGTCGGTCGCTGGAGCGGCATCCGCTCCACCGCATTCTCCATCGGTTTCGGCCCGGAACTGATTGGCTTTACCGACCGGCATGGCACGCGATGGAAGATTTCCGCGATCCCGCTCGGCGGCTACGTCAAGTTCTTCGGCGACGAAGATGCGGCGAGCAAGCCGGATAGTTCCGGCATGTCGCATATGTCGCTGGAGGAGAGGGCGCAGACACTTGCCGGCGCAAAATTGTGGAAACGGGCGGCGACGGTTGCGGCGGGCCCTATCGCCAACTTCATCCTTGCGATCCTCATCTTTGCGGTTCTGTTCGGTGTATATGGCCGGATGATCGCCGATCCTGTCGTCGCCGAGGTGCGTGAAAACAGCGCCGCCGCAGCGGCAGGCGTGCGCCCCGGTGACCGTCTGGTGGCGATCGACAGCGAAAAAGTCATGACCTTCGAAGATGTCCGCCGTTACGTCGGCATCCGGCCGGGCACGCCGATCACCGTGACTGTCGAGAGGGCAGGCGAGGAGCTGAAGCTGCCAATGGTTCCGACCCGCACCGAGACCACGGACCAGTTCGGCAACAAGCTGGAAATGGGCATCATCGGCATCGTGACCAATCAGACCAGCGGCAATTTCCGCCATATTGAATATTCGCCGTCTGAGGCCCTGCTTGAGGGCGTGCGGGAGACGGGCCATGTCATCACCGGCACTTTCAATTATATCGGCAATCTTGTGACCGGCCGCATGAATGCCGATCAGCTCGGTGGTCCGGTGCGCGTTGCGCAGGCATCCGGCCAGATGGCAACACTCGGCATCGCCGCCGTCATCCAGCTCGCTGCCGTGCTTTCAGTGTCGATCGGACTTCTGAACCTGATGCCTGTCCCGGTTCTGGACGGTGGGCACCTGGTGTTTTATGCCATCGAGGCCATCCGCGGCAGGCCGCTCGGCGCCGGCGCGCAGGAAGTTGCGTTCCGTATCGGCATGGCGATGATTCTGGGTCTTATGGTTTTTGCAACATGGAATGATATCAGCAGCTTGATCGGCTGA
- the tsf gene encoding translation elongation factor Ts has product MTEITAAMVKELREKSGAGMMDCKKALAETNGDMEAAIDWLRAKGIAKADKKSGRTAAEGLIGVATMGHKAVVVELNSETDFVARNDAFQDLIRGIAQVALSTDGTVEAVSAANYPATGKNVADSIKDAIATIGENMTLRRSAALEVPHGVVATYVHNAAGDGIGKLGVLVALKSEGDKAVLNSIGRQVAMHIAATNPLAIRAEEVDAAVAERERNVFIEQARESGKPEAIIEKMVDGRMRKFFEEVALLSQAFVINPDITVGAAVKEAEKEAGASIEVTGMVRLLLGEGVEKEESDFAAEVAAVAKG; this is encoded by the coding sequence ATGACCGAAATCACAGCCGCAATGGTGAAGGAACTGCGCGAGAAATCCGGCGCAGGCATGATGGACTGCAAGAAGGCTCTTGCTGAAACCAATGGCGACATGGAAGCGGCGATCGACTGGCTGCGCGCCAAGGGCATCGCAAAGGCCGACAAGAAGTCCGGCCGTACGGCTGCCGAAGGTCTGATCGGCGTCGCCACCATGGGTCACAAGGCTGTTGTTGTCGAACTCAACTCCGAGACCGACTTCGTTGCCCGTAACGACGCGTTCCAGGACCTCATCCGCGGTATCGCCCAGGTTGCCCTCTCCACCGACGGCACCGTTGAGGCTGTTTCCGCCGCCAATTACCCTGCAACCGGCAAGAACGTTGCCGACAGCATCAAGGACGCGATTGCCACCATCGGCGAAAACATGACGCTGCGCCGCTCTGCAGCGCTTGAAGTTCCGCACGGCGTTGTCGCGACCTACGTCCACAACGCTGCCGGCGACGGCATCGGCAAGCTCGGCGTTCTCGTTGCCCTGAAGTCGGAAGGCGACAAGGCTGTCCTGAACTCCATCGGCCGCCAGGTTGCCATGCACATCGCTGCAACCAACCCGCTCGCCATCCGCGCTGAAGAAGTCGACGCCGCCGTTGCTGAGCGCGAACGCAACGTCTTCATCGAGCAGGCCCGCGAATCCGGCAAGCCGGAAGCCATCATCGAAAAGATGGTTGATGGCCGCATGCGCAAGTTCTTCGAAGAAGTCGCCCTTCTGTCGCAGGCTTTCGTCATCAACCCGGACATCACCGTCGGCGCTGCCGTCAAGGAAGCTGAAAAGGAAGCTGGCGCTTCCATCGAAGTGACCGGCATGGTTCGCCTGCTGCTCGGCGAAGGCGTGGAGAAGGAAGAAAGCGATTTCGCAGCAGAAGTCGCCGCAGTCGCCAAGGGCTGA
- a CDS encoding isoprenyl transferase, with protein MPTTTRSSIPEHVAIIMDGNGRWAKQRGLPRVMGHRRGVEAVRETVRAAGDCGISYLTLFAFSSENWRRPESEVSDLMGLLKAFIRRDLAELHRENVRVRIIGDRQGLKNDIRSLLEEAEQMTADNTKLTLVIAFNYGSRDEITRATMAIARDVAEGRLDAASITPEMISARLDTCGMPDPDLIIRTSGEERLSNFLLWQAAYSEFLFVPEYWPDFDRQLFFSAIEQYATRNRRFGAIAEQVAVAGA; from the coding sequence ATGCCGACGACGACACGTTCCTCAATACCCGAGCACGTCGCCATCATCATGGATGGAAATGGGCGTTGGGCAAAACAGCGCGGTCTTCCGCGCGTGATGGGGCATCGCCGCGGGGTTGAGGCCGTGCGCGAAACCGTGCGTGCGGCCGGCGACTGCGGCATCAGCTATCTCACGCTTTTCGCTTTCTCCTCGGAAAACTGGCGCAGGCCGGAGTCCGAGGTGAGCGATCTGATGGGGCTTCTGAAGGCCTTCATTCGGCGCGACCTTGCGGAACTGCATCGTGAAAACGTTCGTGTGCGCATCATCGGCGACCGGCAGGGCCTGAAAAACGACATCCGCTCCCTTCTCGAAGAGGCGGAGCAGATGACGGCTGATAATACCAAGCTGACGCTGGTGATCGCTTTCAATTACGGCAGCCGTGACGAGATTACCCGCGCCACTATGGCGATTGCCCGCGATGTCGCGGAAGGCCGGCTGGATGCCGCATCGATTACGCCAGAGATGATTTCGGCGAGACTTGATACGTGCGGAATGCCGGATCCGGATCTCATCATCCGCACCAGCGGCGAAGAGCGCCTGTCGAATTTCCTGCTCTGGCAGGCGGCCTATTCCGAGTTCCTGTTCGTTCCCGAATATTGGCCCGATTTCGACCGGCAGCTGTTCTTTTCCGCAATCGAGCAATATGCAACGCGTAATCGCCGCTTCGGCGCCATCGCCGAGCAGGTTGCCGTGGCAGGCGCCTGA
- a CDS encoding phosphatidate cytidylyltransferase, with protein sequence MSRELRLRIVSAIVMAAVILAATWYGGILFRIVAGLLAILIYYEWSTVTRLSETNSTGNAWGWFAVAVIAGNTIFGEPSLDLPLLSGFTLTAALFPVLRGRNWWLVGGIIYAGLSGISLAAIRGDELTGFVSILFIFAVVWSTDILAYFVGRAIGGPKLAPAISPGKTWSGAIGGAVAALIGGGAVSLAYHGRISLLVLGLAFILSVFSQIGDLFESFVKRRFQVKDSSHLIPGHGGFMDRVDGLVFACFTVFLIAFVHAAATGDVPGSGGGLLPGF encoded by the coding sequence ATGAGCCGTGAACTCAGACTGCGGATAGTCTCCGCAATCGTCATGGCGGCGGTCATTCTGGCCGCCACCTGGTATGGCGGCATTCTGTTCCGCATCGTGGCCGGTCTTCTGGCGATCCTCATCTATTATGAATGGTCGACGGTTACCCGGCTGTCCGAAACCAATTCCACCGGCAATGCCTGGGGCTGGTTCGCGGTTGCCGTCATCGCCGGCAACACGATTTTTGGCGAACCGTCACTCGATCTGCCGCTGCTGTCAGGTTTTACGCTGACGGCAGCGCTTTTCCCCGTTCTGCGCGGCAGGAACTGGTGGCTTGTGGGCGGCATCATCTATGCCGGTCTCAGCGGCATTTCGCTGGCTGCCATTCGTGGTGACGAGTTGACCGGATTCGTCTCCATCCTGTTCATTTTTGCCGTTGTCTGGTCGACGGATATTCTTGCTTATTTCGTCGGGCGCGCCATTGGCGGACCAAAGCTCGCACCGGCGATTTCTCCCGGCAAGACCTGGTCCGGAGCGATCGGCGGCGCCGTGGCCGCGCTGATCGGCGGCGGCGCGGTATCGCTCGCCTATCACGGCAGGATCAGTCTGCTGGTACTCGGGCTCGCCTTCATCCTCTCGGTCTTCAGCCAGATAGGCGATCTTTTCGAATCTTTCGTGAAACGGCGTTTCCAGGTCAAGGATTCCAGCCATCTCATCCCGGGCCACGGCGGCTTCATGGACCGTGTTGACGGTCTTGTTTTTGCCTGCTTTACGGTATTCCTCATTGCTTTCGTGCATGCGGCGGCAACCGGCGACGTGCCCGGATCGGGCGGCGGTCTCCTGCCGGGCTTTTAA